In one Bacillus sp. PK3_68 genomic region, the following are encoded:
- a CDS encoding ankyrin repeat domain-containing protein has protein sequence MKKEPLNQDSVREFIVAAHGNFDEVKKLLAAEPALLHSSINWGGDDWESALGAAAHTGRRDIAQFLLDRGARMDIFAAAMLGELPIIQAMLSACPSLLHAKGAHGIPLLRHAEMGGEPAFPVYEYIDKLLSEEAVL, from the coding sequence ATGAAAAAAGAACCTCTTAATCAGGATTCAGTGAGAGAATTTATTGTGGCGGCCCATGGGAATTTCGATGAGGTAAAGAAGCTGTTAGCAGCCGAACCTGCACTTCTTCACTCCTCTATCAACTGGGGAGGCGATGATTGGGAAAGTGCGCTCGGCGCAGCAGCACACACAGGCAGAAGAGATATTGCCCAATTTCTTCTTGACCGAGGAGCGCGAATGGACATTTTTGCCGCCGCTATGCTTGGCGAGCTGCCTATCATTCAGGCCATGCTTAGTGCTTGCCCCTCTTTGCTTCATGCTAAAGGGGCACACGGCATTCCACTACTCCGCCATGCAGAGATGGGCGGAGAGCCGGCTTTTCCTGTGTATGAATATATAGATAAATTATTGTCTGAGGAGGCAGTTCTATGA
- the hutG gene encoding formimidoylglutamase — MYTLPDKKYWDGRIDSEKDQNSFRLHQIVALKDAQKLAENESAFGFVGFECEEGVRRNKGRLGAALAPNKIRQFLSSLPYRLEKKIIDIGNISCEGEALEKAQKELGESIGKLYNSSSVPIILGGGHETLYGHYLGARGHIGPDASLGIINIDAHFDMREDPLPSSGTMFRQILEHDTNAGYLCIGIQELGNTEALFQTADKLGCTYIYEEDVAANDFLQTFKKIDQFAAQHDFLILTLCTDSIISYAAPGVSAPSPFGLDPKTVKTLLRYIAAKNNLLSFDISEVNPLYDEGDRTVRLAAYLIAEVMRHFNQNHT, encoded by the coding sequence ATTTACACGTTGCCAGATAAAAAATATTGGGACGGCAGAATTGATAGTGAGAAGGATCAGAATTCTTTTCGTCTTCATCAGATAGTGGCGCTAAAAGATGCCCAAAAATTAGCGGAAAATGAAAGCGCTTTTGGATTTGTTGGCTTTGAGTGTGAGGAAGGAGTTAGACGCAATAAAGGCAGGCTTGGAGCGGCTCTTGCTCCTAATAAGATCAGACAATTTTTATCAAGCCTTCCATACCGTCTAGAAAAAAAAATAATAGACATAGGAAACATTTCTTGTGAGGGAGAAGCACTCGAAAAAGCCCAGAAAGAGCTTGGCGAATCTATCGGCAAGCTATATAACAGCTCCTCTGTTCCGATCATTTTAGGAGGAGGGCATGAAACCTTATATGGACACTATTTAGGAGCCCGGGGCCATATCGGACCAGATGCTTCATTAGGCATAATCAATATTGATGCTCACTTTGATATGAGAGAGGATCCTCTCCCTTCCTCCGGTACAATGTTCAGACAAATTCTTGAACATGATACAAATGCAGGCTATTTATGTATTGGCATCCAAGAGCTTGGAAATACAGAAGCCCTTTTCCAAACGGCGGACAAGCTAGGCTGCACTTATATTTACGAGGAAGACGTGGCGGCTAATGATTTTCTGCAAACCTTTAAAAAAATTGATCAGTTTGCTGCCCAACATGATTTTCTTATTTTAACTTTGTGTACAGACTCCATTATTTCATATGCAGCTCCTGGAGTCAGCGCTCCTTCCCCTTTTGGGTTGGACCCGAAAACAGTTAAAACACTTTTGAGATACATAGCTGCAAAAAACAACTTGCTTAGCTTCGACATCTCAGAAGTCAATCCGTTATACGATGAAGGAGACCGAACCGTCCGGCTTGCTGCTTATCTTATCGCAGAAGTCATGCGTCATTTCAACCAGAATCACACATAA
- the gltS gene encoding sodium/glutamate symporter, with protein MTVEINQVTTIFLAVAVFMIGTFLNKKLTFLDRFCIPAPVVGGLLFAIIATVLKSTNLLSINLDTSLQGLFMLTFFTTVGLGASFALIKLGGKLLIIYWLSCGFLALMQNVIGVSFAKLLDIHPLIGVMVGSVSMEGGHGAATAFGTTIEKSGIDSALSVGLAAATLGLVAGGLVGGPIVKYLVSKYHLKPSETELNPTSTGLEEAAESPVTSQSFMMQVFIITLCMALGSYLGNLFTSLTDFSLPDYVSAMFVAVIVRNILDQFDKGIIQMKSISLIGDITLGVFLSMALMSIKLWEIADLALPLIIIVLIQVLFIALFGIFVLFKLLGKDYDAAVMVAGFTGHGLGATPNAIANMSAVVNKFGPSQKAFLIVPIVGAFLIDVFAMPIIITTINMFS; from the coding sequence ATGACAGTCGAAATCAACCAGGTAACTACGATCTTCTTAGCGGTCGCTGTCTTTATGATTGGAACATTTTTAAATAAAAAACTTACATTCCTGGATAGGTTTTGTATTCCTGCCCCGGTAGTCGGCGGGCTTTTATTTGCCATCATTGCAACCGTATTAAAAAGCACCAATCTTTTAAGCATTAATTTAGATACTTCCCTTCAAGGACTTTTCATGCTGACTTTCTTTACAACTGTAGGCTTGGGAGCGAGTTTCGCTTTAATTAAGCTCGGTGGAAAATTACTCATTATCTACTGGCTGTCATGCGGCTTTTTAGCACTTATGCAGAATGTGATCGGTGTCTCCTTCGCGAAATTACTCGATATCCATCCGCTCATTGGTGTCATGGTCGGCTCTGTATCAATGGAAGGTGGCCATGGGGCCGCCACAGCATTCGGCACAACCATTGAAAAGTCGGGCATCGACTCTGCTTTATCCGTTGGCCTTGCCGCTGCTACCCTGGGACTGGTTGCTGGCGGCTTAGTCGGCGGACCAATTGTTAAATATTTAGTAAGTAAATATCATTTAAAGCCTTCCGAAACAGAGCTGAATCCAACATCAACCGGCTTGGAGGAAGCAGCAGAATCACCTGTCACATCCCAATCGTTTATGATGCAGGTATTCATCATTACGTTATGTATGGCTTTAGGGTCCTATCTCGGGAATTTATTCACAAGCCTCACCGATTTTTCTCTACCTGATTACGTAAGTGCGATGTTTGTTGCTGTTATTGTACGTAATATTCTTGATCAATTCGATAAAGGCATTATCCAAATGAAAAGCATCTCGCTCATTGGCGACATTACACTGGGTGTCTTTTTGTCCATGGCCCTAATGAGCATCAAGCTGTGGGAGATCGCCGACCTTGCTCTTCCTCTGATCATTATTGTACTTATTCAAGTATTATTCATCGCACTGTTTGGCATCTTCGTTCTCTTCAAGCTACTGGGCAAGGATTATGATGCAGCTGTTATGGTCGCCGGATTTACGGGGCACGGTCTCGGGGCCACCCCTAATGCCATCGCTAATATGAGCGCTGTTGTAAACAAATTTGGCCCTTCTCAAAAAGCTTTCTTGATTGTTCCGATTGTTGGCGCCTTCTTAATTGATGTATTTGCCATGCCAATTATTATTACAACCATAAATATGTTTAGCTAG
- a CDS encoding NADP-dependent oxidoreductase — translation MKAIVIEQYGGSEQLKEMNIQKPSAGKNEVIVKLHATSINPIDWKLREGYLQTMMPFEFPIILGWDASGIIEEVGENVEGFKAGDRVFARPETTNRGTYAEYTAVDSHLLVKIPDNISFEEAACVPLAGLTAWQCLFDFGEVKAGDKVLIHAGAGGVGTFAIQLAKHAGAYVAATASTHNVELLQSLGADQVIDYKKQDFETALADFDFVLDSLGGENQEKSFTVLREGGRMASIVSEPDQEKAALRNIKAKNIWLVPNGEQLAKMADLLAQGKLKVIIGHRFPLTAEGIKEAHALSETHHAKGKIVIEM, via the coding sequence GTGAAGGCAATTGTCATTGAGCAATATGGCGGCAGCGAGCAATTAAAGGAAATGAACATCCAAAAGCCGAGCGCCGGGAAGAATGAGGTCATTGTGAAGCTCCATGCAACTTCGATTAACCCGATTGACTGGAAGCTCCGGGAAGGCTATCTACAAACAATGATGCCATTTGAATTCCCGATTATTTTAGGATGGGATGCTTCAGGCATAATCGAAGAAGTTGGTGAAAACGTTGAAGGGTTCAAAGCGGGTGACAGAGTGTTTGCACGTCCAGAAACAACGAATAGAGGAACATATGCAGAATACACTGCGGTCGATTCACACTTGCTTGTCAAGATTCCGGATAATATTAGCTTTGAAGAAGCAGCCTGTGTGCCTCTTGCTGGACTGACCGCATGGCAATGTTTGTTCGATTTTGGAGAAGTGAAAGCGGGAGATAAAGTGCTTATTCACGCAGGGGCCGGCGGAGTCGGAACCTTTGCTATTCAGCTGGCTAAACATGCTGGTGCCTATGTCGCTGCGACAGCGAGTACCCACAACGTTGAATTACTGCAATCTCTTGGAGCCGATCAGGTGATTGATTATAAGAAACAAGATTTCGAAACAGCCCTTGCCGATTTCGATTTTGTGCTCGATTCATTGGGAGGAGAAAATCAAGAAAAGAGCTTTACAGTTTTGAGAGAGGGAGGCAGAATGGCGTCTATCGTTTCTGAACCGGATCAAGAAAAAGCAGCGCTTAGGAATATTAAAGCGAAGAACATTTGGCTCGTTCCAAATGGAGAGCAGCTGGCAAAAATGGCCGATCTTTTAGCGCAAGGTAAATTAAAGGTCATAATCGGACACCGGTTTCCGCTGACGGCTGAAGGGATAAAAGAAGCCCATGCCTTAAGTGAAACCCACCATGCAAAGGGAAAAATCGTGATTGAAATGTAA
- a CDS encoding ABC transporter substrate-binding protein yields the protein MRKAFLFFTGLTLLFMLAACSASEQQSAGKDSEAQAKESAGIEITDDSGQTITFDSAPESVATLSSGDLDILLALGANVTGRPTANGHVVKEMKNIPEIGNLHQPNFEKISEVHPAVLAAPVSFKQQSANIEQQGTKVLYTQANSVKDIQETITMYGKLLQKEAEAKELNKVIDEKKESVEKSQSNPVDTLLVYGAPGTYLAALPNSLSGDLLEKAGGKNIASDFPKEEKFPQYASLSVEKIIERNPQAVMLITHGDPEAVKSAFEKEMMKSAAWKNLDAVKNGNVVVLPSHLFGTNPGTKVTEALEVMKESLEKVK from the coding sequence ATGAGAAAAGCATTTCTATTTTTTACTGGCTTGACCTTGCTGTTTATGTTAGCTGCCTGCAGTGCCAGTGAACAGCAATCAGCTGGAAAGGATAGCGAAGCACAAGCGAAAGAATCAGCTGGAATCGAAATAACGGATGACTCTGGACAGACGATTACATTTGATTCCGCTCCCGAGTCTGTCGCTACCCTGAGTTCAGGAGATTTAGATATTTTGTTAGCTTTAGGCGCGAATGTAACGGGACGGCCGACAGCCAATGGACATGTAGTTAAAGAAATGAAAAACATTCCTGAAATTGGTAATTTACACCAGCCGAATTTTGAAAAAATTAGTGAAGTCCATCCCGCTGTTTTAGCCGCTCCTGTAAGTTTCAAACAACAGTCAGCAAATATTGAACAGCAAGGAACAAAGGTTCTTTACACACAAGCCAACTCGGTAAAAGACATTCAAGAAACCATTACGATGTACGGAAAGCTATTGCAAAAAGAAGCTGAAGCGAAAGAGTTGAATAAAGTTATTGACGAAAAGAAAGAAAGTGTGGAAAAAAGTCAAAGCAACCCGGTCGATACGCTCCTAGTGTATGGAGCTCCTGGCACCTATCTCGCTGCCTTGCCAAACTCCCTTTCTGGAGATTTACTAGAAAAAGCCGGCGGAAAAAACATCGCCTCTGACTTTCCAAAGGAGGAAAAGTTCCCTCAGTATGCCAGCTTAAGTGTAGAAAAGATCATCGAAAGAAACCCACAGGCTGTTATGCTCATTACCCATGGCGATCCTGAAGCAGTCAAATCAGCGTTTGAAAAAGAAATGATGAAAAGTGCTGCCTGGAAAAACCTTGATGCAGTGAAAAACGGCAATGTTGTTGTTCTGCCTTCTCACTTATTTGGCACTAACCCTGGAACAAAAGTAACCGAAGCGTTGGAAGTAATGAAGGAAAGTCTCGAAAAGGTGAAATAA
- a CDS encoding GNAT family N-acetyltransferase — protein MEIYQATQEDINGVAKLFNSYRVFYKQASNIQAAEDFVRERMEKKESVIFTAVENGEYIGFTQLYPAFSSVSMKRIWILNDLFVTAESRNKGAGRQLLHAAKQFAKETDAKGLKLQTAVDNISAQHLYESDGWIKDEQFFYYELNV, from the coding sequence ATGGAGATTTATCAGGCAACACAAGAGGATATCAATGGAGTGGCTAAGCTGTTTAACTCATACAGAGTTTTTTACAAACAGGCCTCAAACATACAGGCAGCAGAGGACTTCGTACGCGAACGAATGGAAAAGAAGGAATCTGTTATTTTTACAGCAGTTGAAAATGGCGAGTATATTGGATTCACTCAATTGTATCCCGCTTTTTCGTCTGTTTCAATGAAGCGGATCTGGATTTTAAATGATCTATTCGTAACAGCGGAAAGTAGAAATAAGGGAGCAGGGAGACAGCTGTTACACGCTGCCAAACAATTTGCAAAAGAAACAGATGCGAAAGGATTGAAGCTACAAACAGCAGTAGACAATATCTCCGCACAACATTTATATGAATCAGATGGATGGATAAAGGATGAGCAGTTTTTCTATTACGAGCTAAACGTCTAA
- a CDS encoding antibiotic biosynthesis monooxygenase, with amino-acid sequence MRMMKAVNTIKIKKGRAEEVLSRFARPKAVHTFEGFVLMEVLKTESLSDYDELKICTTWEDRQFFDNWVEGRGAKNAHQQSREQNPEDSPIIGSHLITFEVIYQHKPAAEASQSL; translated from the coding sequence ATGAGAATGATGAAAGCTGTGAATACGATTAAAATCAAAAAAGGAAGAGCAGAAGAGGTTTTATCCCGTTTCGCCAGGCCGAAAGCTGTTCATACATTTGAGGGATTTGTATTGATGGAAGTACTAAAAACAGAAAGCTTGTCCGATTATGATGAGTTAAAGATCTGCACTACATGGGAAGACCGTCAATTCTTTGATAACTGGGTAGAAGGAAGAGGAGCAAAGAATGCCCATCAGCAAAGCCGCGAGCAAAATCCTGAGGATAGTCCAATCATTGGCTCCCACCTAATAACCTTTGAAGTCATCTACCAGCATAAGCCGGCTGCAGAAGCGAGCCAAAGCTTATAA
- a CDS encoding GNAT family N-acetyltransferase, whose protein sequence is MEHISIRPVVESDIPQLMDLMYEYIVDFYNCDRPDEGSLEKLIVHLIANPYEGIQFVAEKSPRQIVGFSTLYFTFNTLEVKRMAILYDLYVTSAARGQQIGEKLLQHSIDYIRENNYSHMIWETAHDNLAAQALYDKVGADKAVWLNYEIK, encoded by the coding sequence ATGGAACATATAAGCATTCGACCTGTTGTTGAAAGTGACATACCACAGCTGATGGATTTGATGTATGAATACATCGTCGATTTTTATAACTGTGATCGTCCGGATGAAGGCTCACTTGAAAAATTAATTGTACATTTAATTGCCAATCCTTATGAGGGCATTCAATTTGTGGCAGAAAAAAGTCCTCGCCAAATCGTCGGGTTTTCTACGCTATACTTCACTTTTAATACACTGGAAGTAAAGCGTATGGCTATCCTCTACGATTTATATGTAACATCGGCCGCAAGGGGACAACAAATTGGCGAAAAGCTGCTTCAGCATAGCATTGATTATATAAGAGAAAATAATTATTCCCATATGATTTGGGAAACAGCACACGATAACCTGGCGGCTCAGGCCTTGTATGATAAGGTAGGAGCGGACAAGGCTGTGTGGCTAAACTATGAAATCAAATAA
- a CDS encoding iron ABC transporter permease, which yields MEAIEVKEFAKAHPFSKKRTWFIWTLGLLLCLSCLSSLMIGTVSFSVSDIWNGIFHTADTLERRIVWELRLPRMLVGMMVGMCLSASGAILQGVMKNPLADPGIIGVSSGAGLAAVTIMIIFPAYLMFLPLAAFLGALITALVIYILSWKGGTSPVRIILVGVAINAILGAIMSALMMLYSDRVQSVLPWLAGGIGGTGWVQFNMIVYYTAAALILSLFSIKHIRILRLGDEVAKLLGHNVERSRFLLIVLSTLLAGIAVSVSGLIGFVGLVVPHILRTTIGGDYRYLLPASALGGGLLVVVADTVARSAFNPIELPVGILLAFLGGPFFLYMIQRRRDSFASH from the coding sequence GTGGAAGCCATAGAAGTAAAAGAATTTGCAAAGGCCCACCCATTCTCCAAGAAAAGAACCTGGTTCATCTGGACTCTTGGCTTATTGCTGTGTCTATCTTGTTTATCAAGCTTGATGATTGGAACGGTTTCTTTTTCAGTTAGTGACATCTGGAATGGCATTTTTCATACAGCTGACACGCTTGAAAGAAGGATTGTATGGGAGCTTCGACTTCCGCGGATGCTTGTTGGCATGATGGTTGGCATGTGTCTCTCCGCCTCGGGAGCCATTTTGCAGGGAGTGATGAAGAATCCGCTCGCTGATCCGGGAATTATTGGAGTTTCATCAGGGGCTGGCTTAGCTGCAGTAACTATTATGATTATTTTCCCGGCTTATCTTATGTTTCTGCCACTCGCCGCTTTTCTCGGAGCCCTTATTACAGCACTCGTTATTTACATTTTGTCGTGGAAAGGCGGCACGTCCCCTGTCCGGATCATTTTGGTCGGTGTTGCTATTAACGCTATTCTTGGCGCCATCATGAGCGCGCTCATGATGCTGTATAGCGATCGGGTGCAATCTGTTCTTCCCTGGCTTGCCGGGGGAATTGGCGGAACCGGCTGGGTACAGTTCAACATGATTGTTTATTATACAGCTGCCGCTCTGATTTTATCTCTGTTTTCAATTAAGCATATTCGTATTTTGCGGCTTGGCGATGAAGTGGCCAAACTGCTTGGACACAATGTAGAACGGAGCCGGTTTCTGCTGATTGTGCTTAGCACGCTCCTTGCTGGTATTGCTGTCAGCGTATCAGGGCTCATCGGTTTTGTCGGATTGGTCGTCCCTCATATACTAAGAACCACTATCGGCGGTGATTATCGGTACTTACTCCCTGCCTCAGCACTTGGCGGCGGTCTGCTTGTTGTTGTCGCTGATACAGTGGCCCGGAGTGCTTTTAATCCGATTGAGCTACCTGTCGGCATTTTACTTGCCTTTCTAGGCGGGCCATTTTTCTTATATATGATTCAAAGACGGAGGGATTCATTTGCTTCTCACTAA
- the yhfH gene encoding protein YhfH, whose product MMPLEFYRNIPGKECCQCGAQIIEQHESYHNECEYCLSKIEE is encoded by the coding sequence ATGATGCCATTAGAATTTTATCGCAATATTCCAGGAAAAGAATGCTGCCAGTGCGGAGCACAAATCATTGAACAACATGAGTCTTATCATAATGAATGTGAATATTGTCTAAGTAAGATAGAAGAATAA
- a CDS encoding DUF6612 family protein, which produces MKKWTGWIAAGVLTLGLAACGETAKPTPETPKEETSEKTLGEVFNEAVKVSNETKSVSAKMDMKQKISYPKEEQSMDTAMNMDMNITMKPLAVYQKGTMAVPGEGGEQAKPMNIESYMTEEGFYINEPESGQWIKMPKEMYDQMMNMSQQQVEPAEQLKQLEQFKDDFKFEQTKDEYVLKLDAAGEKFNKLIETQMSQMTQGANGEEAKAMMEQMMKAMKVEKVNYTIYIDKDSFQTNKMDVDMDMSMDIEGNAMKTSQVMHIVYSDYNKVAPITVPEEVKNKAQEMPMPAME; this is translated from the coding sequence ATGAAGAAATGGACAGGATGGATAGCAGCAGGAGTATTGACTCTTGGTCTTGCTGCTTGTGGAGAAACGGCAAAGCCAACGCCGGAAACACCAAAGGAAGAGACGAGCGAGAAGACGTTAGGAGAAGTGTTTAATGAGGCGGTTAAAGTTTCTAATGAAACAAAAAGTGTAAGCGCCAAGATGGATATGAAGCAAAAGATCAGTTATCCAAAAGAAGAACAATCCATGGATACAGCGATGAATATGGATATGAACATAACGATGAAGCCGCTTGCAGTTTATCAAAAGGGTACGATGGCAGTTCCAGGTGAAGGCGGCGAGCAAGCAAAGCCGATGAATATTGAGTCATATATGACAGAAGAAGGATTTTACATAAACGAGCCTGAGAGCGGGCAATGGATTAAGATGCCAAAAGAAATGTACGATCAAATGATGAATATGTCTCAGCAGCAAGTGGAGCCTGCAGAACAGCTGAAGCAGCTCGAACAGTTTAAGGATGATTTTAAATTCGAGCAGACGAAAGATGAGTACGTATTAAAACTAGATGCTGCAGGAGAAAAGTTTAATAAACTCATAGAAACACAAATGTCTCAAATGACGCAAGGGGCAAACGGTGAAGAAGCAAAGGCAATGATGGAGCAAATGATGAAGGCAATGAAAGTTGAAAAGGTAAATTACACTATTTATATTGATAAAGACTCGTTCCAGACGAACAAAATGGATGTAGACATGGATATGTCTATGGATATAGAAGGAAATGCAATGAAAACGTCTCAAGTGATGCATATTGTTTATAGCGATTACAATAAGGTAGCACCAATTACAGTTCCAGAAGAGGTTAAGAATAAAGCTCAGGAAATGCCAATGCCAGCTATGGAATAA
- the crcB gene encoding fluoride efflux transporter CrcB: MIWLIGLGGAFGAAARFFIGGILNKKSLFPIGTLLINLIGSFLLGWLAGLHSASRISDELWFLGGVGFCGAYTTFSTFGYETITLAEAGRTKSAAVYVAVSVIGGCIAAAIGLIM, encoded by the coding sequence ATGATTTGGCTAATTGGGTTGGGTGGGGCTTTCGGCGCGGCTGCTAGGTTTTTTATAGGTGGGATTCTCAATAAAAAATCATTATTTCCAATCGGCACGTTGCTGATAAACCTTATTGGTTCTTTCCTGCTTGGCTGGCTCGCTGGCCTTCATTCAGCCAGCCGTATTAGTGATGAACTGTGGTTTTTAGGAGGTGTCGGCTTTTGTGGAGCGTATACAACCTTCTCTACATTTGGTTATGAAACGATTACGCTGGCTGAAGCAGGGAGAACTAAATCAGCCGCTGTTTATGTAGCTGTTTCTGTGATAGGTGGCTGTATCGCAGCGGCGATCGGATTGATCATGTAA
- the crcB gene encoding fluoride efflux transporter CrcB, with protein sequence MNVLFVMIGGFLGAICRYLLGEWIHTAHGFPVGTLLINLIGCLFLGWFLTYVSQNKKIKPEITLLIGTGFVGSFTTFSTFSVEVMQLFGEGRFLIALFYILSSLLLGLLLAGVGRRWALSNEKEGVKR encoded by the coding sequence ATGAATGTATTATTCGTCATGATCGGCGGGTTTTTAGGCGCTATATGCAGATACTTATTGGGAGAATGGATTCATACAGCGCATGGTTTTCCGGTGGGTACTTTATTGATTAATCTGATTGGCTGTTTATTTCTTGGTTGGTTTCTAACGTATGTCAGTCAAAACAAGAAAATAAAGCCTGAAATTACTTTATTAATAGGAACAGGTTTTGTCGGCTCCTTCACTACTTTTTCGACATTTTCAGTGGAAGTGATGCAATTATTTGGGGAGGGGCGCTTTCTTATCGCATTGTTTTATATTCTATCCAGCCTGTTACTTGGCTTACTGTTGGCTGGAGTGGGGCGCAGATGGGCATTATCCAATGAAAAAGAAGGTGTAAAAAGATGA
- a CDS encoding ABC transporter ATP-binding protein — MLLTKDLSFEHASSFQLKDTDIHIEKGEIVSLIGPNGSGKSTLLRIISRLISPKSGEVILDGKNIRSMKSMEVAKKLAMLPQMQDHQLDLTVGELVEFGRYPYRGAYSKLKEEDKHIIQWALDVTQLGPLQNRMLQTLSGGERQRAWIAMAIAQRPDVLLLDEPTTFLDISHQLEVMELVKELNDQFNMTVVMVLHDINQAARYSDRLIVLKNGKIEYEGLPQCVLCKEMFRSIFEIDAHIYQENGKAFFTPIKLRKEEYA; from the coding sequence TTGCTTCTCACTAAAGATCTGTCATTCGAGCATGCTTCTTCCTTTCAATTGAAAGATACAGATATTCATATTGAAAAAGGTGAAATTGTCAGCTTAATCGGCCCAAACGGTTCAGGGAAATCTACACTTCTGCGCATCATTTCCCGGCTTATTTCTCCCAAAAGCGGTGAAGTGATCCTTGACGGTAAAAACATCCGGTCAATGAAAAGCATGGAGGTAGCCAAAAAACTAGCCATGCTTCCGCAAATGCAGGATCATCAACTAGATTTAACCGTAGGAGAACTCGTTGAATTTGGTCGATATCCCTATCGGGGAGCTTACAGCAAACTGAAAGAAGAGGACAAGCATATTATTCAATGGGCCCTTGATGTTACACAACTTGGCCCTCTACAAAACCGTATGCTGCAGACACTTTCCGGCGGCGAGCGACAAAGAGCTTGGATTGCGATGGCGATTGCCCAGCGTCCAGATGTTTTGTTGTTAGATGAGCCCACTACTTTCCTTGATATCTCTCACCAGCTGGAAGTCATGGAACTGGTGAAAGAGCTTAATGATCAATTTAATATGACTGTGGTCATGGTGCTGCATGATATCAATCAGGCAGCGCGCTACAGCGATCGGCTAATTGTTTTAAAAAATGGCAAAATCGAATATGAAGGCCTTCCCCAATGCGTATTATGCAAGGAAATGTTCCGCTCGATCTTTGAAATTGATGCCCATATATATCAGGAAAATGGCAAAGCCTTTTTTACTCCGATTAAATTAAGAAAGGAAGAGTATGCATGA
- a CDS encoding LysR family transcriptional regulator: MEIRHLQYFIAVAEKNTFTHAASALHISQPSLSAAIKKLENELGLVLLDRSSREVQLTKEGRVLYQEAKKLVNHFEHVTGEMERLKEHGPLELSIGVIESTKYWVPKVLSRFKAEQKDVRIKLMDTLSLTDVEKALNNFDIHLAITNQYINNDEIEMVPIYEEKLVALLPEKHPLRHQSSLAVENLDKQPFIVCKEGFQTRTDVLHAFQKAGIRPNIQFEIERFETACRLVEEGLGMTVLPENYVKHSEKTLFHIKPLEDTDLSRTVYLAFDKNRYLPPLVLQFISLVKEFFAKD, encoded by the coding sequence ATGGAAATTCGCCATCTTCAATATTTTATTGCAGTTGCTGAAAAAAACACGTTTACTCATGCAGCCTCCGCTTTGCATATCTCTCAGCCCTCGTTAAGTGCCGCCATAAAAAAATTGGAAAACGAGCTGGGTTTAGTTTTATTGGATCGCAGCAGCAGAGAGGTACAGCTGACGAAAGAGGGGAGAGTGCTGTATCAGGAAGCGAAAAAACTCGTTAATCATTTTGAACATGTGACTGGTGAAATGGAAAGGCTGAAAGAGCATGGCCCTCTTGAATTATCTATTGGGGTGATCGAGTCAACTAAGTATTGGGTACCTAAAGTGCTATCACGTTTTAAAGCGGAGCAGAAAGATGTACGCATTAAATTAATGGACACGTTAAGCCTAACGGATGTCGAAAAAGCTTTAAATAACTTTGATATTCATTTAGCGATAACGAATCAGTACATTAATAATGACGAGATTGAAATGGTGCCTATATATGAAGAAAAGCTGGTTGCATTGCTGCCGGAAAAACACCCTTTACGGCATCAGTCTTCTCTTGCTGTCGAGAACTTGGACAAACAACCTTTCATTGTGTGCAAAGAAGGATTTCAGACAAGGACGGATGTTTTGCATGCTTTTCAAAAAGCCGGAATCCGGCCGAATATACAATTTGAAATTGAGCGTTTTGAAACAGCTTGTCGGCTCGTTGAAGAAGGATTGGGGATGACGGTTCTTCCAGAGAATTATGTAAAACATTCAGAGAAAACTCTTTTTCATATTAAGCCGTTGGAGGACACGGATTTGTCACGAACCGTCTACTTGGCGTTCGATAAAAATAGATATTTGCCCCCTTTAGTCCTGCAGTTTATTTCTTTAGTGAAAGAGTTTTTTGCAAAGGATTGA